In Haliscomenobacter hydrossis DSM 1100, the DNA window TTGTTTTGTCTTTGCACGCAAAGGTAAAGCCTTCAGTATTTTTCGCGCAATTTTCGACCGGCCTTTCTATCTTCACGCCCAAATTTACAACCATGCCAACCATTAAAATCAAAGCTGGATCGATTACCAACCTTACCGACGCACGGTATTTCTCGGCATGGGAGGTCGAATGGTTGGGTTTCAACCTGAGTGAGGGAGAGGAAAACGCCATTGCCCCGATGCAGTTAGCGGCCATACGCGAGTGGGTGGAAGGGCCTAAAATTGTGGGGGAATTTAGCCTCTCGCCCAAAGAGGAAATTTTACACTATGTGGCAGAGCTTCAACTTGATGCCGTTCAGGTGGGCATGTTTACGGATCTCGCCACCGTGATGGATCTCTCTTACCAGCTGCCCGTGATCAAGGAAATTGTGGTGGAAAAAACGACGACAGCGGGGGATGTTGAATTTATGCTCACCCATTTTGCACCCCATGTCACCTATTTTTTGCTCAACTTTGATAAAGGAGGATTCAGTTGGGAGCAGGTACAAAAAGGAGAAATCCTGAACGTACAAGTCCTTCAGGATTTCTGCCAAAACTTTCCAATCCTGTTGGGAATCGGGGTAGCAGCAAGTGAACTCAAATCGATGTTGGAACTGCTGCAACCCGTGGGCCTCAACCTATTGGGGGGAGAAGAAGAAAAAATTGGGGTAAAGTCTTTTGATGATGTAGATGAGATTTTTGAACACCTGTCCTTGGGATAATAGCAGATTAGTAGTTATAATTAATGGTACCTACTGGATTGATCGCTTGATCCACCACCATGTCCATTACTTCGTCTTCGCTGTAACCAGAGTTACCGTACTCATTGCTGTAACTTGTGGAGCCTCCGGCATCAGCATTGCCACTTTCGCTGGCAATTGCGGCCAGGATGAGCAACAACAAAGCCGCAGCTTGCTCATCGGTGATTTCTCCAAGCTCTTGTTTTTCGGCCAGTTTTTGTTTGATGGCAGCCATTTTCGCCTCTTCTGGACTCATTTGAGCGCTTGTTTCCGTAGCATCCGTTTGCTGATAAGTACTGGAAAGGTCACAGCTGTTGAAGAAAAAAACGGCAAATATGGCGGCGATGAAGATTCCCTTTTTCATGACATTTGTTTTTTGATGTGAAACATTTATGTGCGAATGATGATACAAAGTAAGGCCTTATTGAAGTGCCAAAAATCATCCCAAAACGGGGTTTGAAAAAAATCCTCATTTCGGGGGAGAAAAACAGACCTGCTCAACTTTACAAGCTATTCAGTAGTTCTAATTTTAACACAATACTGAAAACCGCCATTATGAATTACAAACTACTAGGCCGCAGTGGCCTCCGCGTTTCAGAACTTTGCCTGGGCACCATGGGTTTTGGCAAAGAATGGAATTGGGGCGCGGATTACGATACCTCCAAACAAATCTTTGAGCTCTACGCCAATGCCGGTGGCAATTTTCTGGATACCGCCAACCGCTATACCGAAGGCACTTCCGAAAAATGGCTCGGTGAATTCATTGCCTCCAATCGCGATCATTTTGTAGTGGCCACCAAATATTCGCTTCGTGATGGAACGGGTGACCCCAATTTTGCGGGCAACTCGCGTAAAAACATGATGCGCTCCGTGGAAGGCAGCCTCAAACGCCTGGGTACTGATTTCATTGACCTATTCTGGGTACACGCCTGGGATGGACTTACCCCGGTAGACGAAGTCATGCGCGGGTTGGATGACCTGGTATCCCAGGGCAAGGTGCATTACATCGGTATTTCTGATACGCCAGCCTGGATCGTGTCTCAGGCCAATACCCTGGCGGAGTTGCGCGGCTGGGCGCGTTTTGTAGCTTTGCAAGTAGAGTACAGTCTTTTGCAACGCACGCCGGAACGTGATCTTTTGCCCATGGCCAATGCTTTTGGCATGGCCGTTACGCCTTGGGCTCCGCTTGCTGGAGGTGCTTTGACGGGCAAATACCTGCGTGGAGAAAAGGGTAGACTTCCCGAAGCCAGTGCACGGCGGGCGGAATATGCCAATCGGGTGGCTCAAGCTGTAGTGGATGCGGCAGAAGACCTGGGGGTTTCTCCCGCGCAATTGGCCATTCGTTGGACGATGGAACAGGGCAAAATGGTTATTCCGATTGTTGGGGCGACTAAACCAGCACAGTTGGAGGATTGCCTCGGTGCGGTGAATGTAGAATTTACCGAAGAAATACTGGCCAGTTTGAATGAACTCAGTCAGATTGAACTGGGGTTCCCGCACGACTTCCTGCGACAGCCAGGAGTCATTGATGTGTTGTATGGAGGGGCGGAGACGTATGAGAAAATTCAACGTTGAGGTATAGGTTAAACAGGGTCTTGAAATTTAGGGAACCTCAAAAGCGACATGTTTTTTAGCACAAAGGACACAAAGGAAAGCACAAGGAACACAAAATGAGGCTCATCTTGGTAACCTTTGTGTTGCTTGATTTACAACTCCGCCCGCAGTCGCTCCCCTTTGATCGCCTTGGCCATCAGATCCGGAAAAGCATCGGGTGTACAGGCAAAAGTAGGAATATCCAACTGGGTAAATTGGTCGGCGATATGGTGATCGTACATCGGTGCTCCTTTGTCGTTGAGGGCGAGTAGGGCGATCAAGTTTACCCCGGATGTTTTGATCTCCATGGCCTGGCGGATCAAATCTTCTGCGGGGCCACCTTCCATTAAATCCGAAATCAAGACCATGATCGTATTCCGTGGCTGCCGAATGTGCTGGCGGCCATAACGCAAAGCTTTGCTGATGTGGGTGCCGCCGCCCAGTTGGGTGGCGAAAAGCAAATCTACCGCATCGTGCAGCTGTTCCGTTAGGTCTACTACGCTGGTATCGAACACAATAAAACGGGTCGTAATGCTGGGCATGGAAGCCATGATGGAGCCAATGATGCCCGCATACACCACCGACGCGGCCATGGAACCACTTTGGTCCACCAGCAAAATTAAATCTTTCATCTTGGGCTGGCGGCGACCATAACCCCAGAGTTTTTCGGGAATGATGGATTTGTATTCAACTTGATAATGCTTCAAATTGGCGCGGATGGTGCGGTGCCAGTCGATGGCATTGGGTTTTGGTCTCCTGGATCGGGCTACTCGGCTTAAGCTGCCCTGGATGGCATTTTGCAGGGGTTGCCGTAATTTTTTTTCCAGATCTTTCACCACTTTGCGAATCACTTCGCGGGCTGTTTCGCGGGTTTGGGCAGGCAATACTTTTTTTAGACTCAGCAAGGTGCTGACCAAATGGACGTCGGGCTGCAAAGTTTCCAAAAGCTCCGGCTGTAACAACATCTGGTGCAAACGCAGGCGCTCCAGGGCGTCTTTTTGCATCAATTGGATAACAGGCGCGGGGAAATATTTGCGGATATCGCCCAACCAACGGGTGACATTGGGCGAAGAACTGCCCAGCCCACGCTCGCGCTCACTGTCGTACAGGGCATCCAGAACCTTGTCCATGCCCTGCTCATCCTCCCCCATGCTGATGGACTCCTGAGGGTCGGAGGCTTGGCCCAAAACCAGGCGCCAGCGTTTGAGTTGTTCTTCTTTATCCATGTATGGTAGCTTTGGTAGCACTTGTACACATAAAAAATCTAAATAAGCCTTTAGTTTCTAAAAATGGAAAAAAATACTGAATTTGGAGCTTGTTTAAAGATTAAATTTGTTGGCGAAAAAATTGTCATGTTAAGACAACAGGTACTGGTTTTCGCCCCAAAACTACAGCGTGTGAAGCAAGAAGCAGAGAATTTGACAACAGATCAGCAGAAAGTTTTAAAATCTATTTCTCCTTATCGAATCATTATACCAGCCGTACTTGGAGTTATTGGAGTAATGTACATGTTGTGGCGCAATTTTGACCTGGAGGAGTTCCGGCGCATCCAATGGACCACACATGTGTACTTCTGGATTGGCTTAGGTATACTCACGGTGTTGATTCGAGACTTGGCCTATGCTTTACGCTTGCGGGCATTGACCAATAAAGAACTTTCCTGGTGGAAATGTATAGAAGTTGTCATCATTTGGGAGTTTAGCTCCGCTGTGTCCCCTTCCGCTTTGGGAGGCTCAGCAGTCGCTTTTTTTATTCTTTCGCAAGAAAAATTATCGGTAGCCCGCACCGTGACCATCGTGACGTACACCATTGTACTGGATGCCTTGTTCATGTTATGCACTTTGCCCGTTTTATTTGCCATTTTCGGCTTTGACATCTTACGTCCGGGTGCAGAATCCTTTGCCGATTTGGGACAATGGGGGTATTTGGCATTGGGTTTTTATATTTTTATGATCGTGTATTCGATCATTTTCGCCTACGGAATTTTTATTGGTCCGCACAAAATGAAACGTTTTTTGGGCTGGGTGACGAACAATCGTTTGCTGAAACGATTCCACCAAGCAGCTTTAAAACTGGGCGAAGACCTGGTTATCTCTTCGCAAGGCTTACGCGAACAAGGTTGGAAAATTCACTTACAGGCGATTGTAGGGACGCTCTTGGCCTGGGTGTTTCGCTTTTTGCTGATCAGTTGTCTGGTCATCGCATTTACCCCCAACCTTCCACTGACAATTCATTTTCAAGCGGAGTTGTACGCGCGGCTACAAACCATGTTTTTTGTCGTCATGTTCAGCCCTACGCCGGGCGGAGCAGGAATCATTGAGTTGGCTTTCAACGGCTTTTTGACGGATTATGTGCACAGCAATACCCATGCTACGGTGATTTCCACCATCTGGCGATTGATGTCGTATTATCTTTATTTGATAGCTGGAGCCATTGTAGTGCCGAATTGGATTCGGGAGGTGTTTAATGTCAAGAGGGAAAAACCCCTTGAAAAAAAACCAGATTGATGTGCTTAAATTTTTTTAACCATCGTAAGTATTCCCCGATACTCCTCTTTCATCTGCGGCAAATCCAACCAACGTTTGTGCAAAACGTTAAACCCATGTTTGGCATAAAAATCTAAATTATAAGGATTGCTGTCCATGACGCGGAGCCATAAGCAGTTGATTTGAGGATCTTCTTCACGCGCTTTTGTTTCTGCAAAGTTCATCAGCGCTTTTCCGATTCCTTTTCCCCGTGCAGCTTCATAAAGGTAAAGTTTATCGATACAAAGCGCCAATGGCAAATCTTCTTCGGGAACCGGTGCAAATAGAATTATTTTGAGGTATCCCAAAATTTCACCTTGCTCATTGCAGGCGAAATAATACTGATTAAAGGGGTTTTGTAGATGTTGATTCAACACAAATAGATCGTTCATAGCAGCCAGATATGCCTTCCCTTCATCATGCCAGAGGTAACGAAAATAAGGTAAATAGGTTTCTTTCACTACTTTTTGCAAAGTCAGAATGTCCTTGGGGAAAACCCGTTCAATCCGTATCATAACGCAAAATTTTATCAGACTTGTTGTAGCGGGAGCGCTTGAGATCAAAAACAGGGATTTTTTTCCTGATTGAGGCTTATTTATGAGTGCGTAGCAGCGCTACGGACGAGAAAATAAACGAAAAGCAGGAAAAAAAGACCTTTTTTGAGCCAAGCAGTCTCTCGTTACAACAAGTCTATTGTACTTTTGACCCCGTACCTAACCAAATTACCATGCAAGACGCCGCTGTAGACCAAATGGTTTTCAACCGCGAAGGGTTCTCGGACGAGTTGCTGCTCAGTCTGTACAACCAACTTCTTTACCCTCGGCTGATCGAAGATAAGATGCTCAAGTTGCTTCGCCAAGGCAAAGTGAGCAAATGGTTTTCTGGCATTGGCCAGGAAGCCATTGCCGTAGGCGCTACCCTGGCCTTGCTCCCCGATGAAATGATTTTTCCGATGCACCGCAATCTGGGGGTTTTTACCGCTCGAGGGGTGCCATTTAATCGTCTGTTTGCTCAGTGGCAGGGCAAGTATTCGGGTTATACCAAGGGGCGGGATCGGTCTTTTCACTTTGGTACCCTGGAACACCATATTGTGGGGATGATTTCGCACCTGGGGCCGCAACTTTCACTGGCGGACGGGGTGGGTTTGGCCCACAAACTGGCTGGTGAAGGGCGCGTGAGCCTGACCTTTACCGGAGATGGTGCCACTAGCGAAGGTGAATTTCACGAAGCCCTCAACGTGGCGGCGGTCTGGCAACTTCCAGTTATTTTTTTGATTGAAAACAACGGCTACGGCCTCTCTACCCCGCCGACCGAACAATACCGCTGCGCCCAATTGGCCGACAAAGGGATAGGCTATGGCATGAAAGCCCTGACCGTAGACGGCAACAATATCCTGGAAATGTACCGCACGGTGCGTGAATTGGCGGAGTCCATGCGCGAAAACCCCGAACCGGTACTGCTGGAATGTATGACTTTCCGCATGCGTGGCCACGAAGAAGCCTCGGGTACCAAATACGTCCCCAAAGCCTTGATGGACCAATGGGCACTGCGCGACCCGCTTTCCAACTACGAACGCTTCCTGATGGAGGAAGGACTTTTGACCGAAGGCAGCAAAAAAGATCTGACCGCGCAATGGAAAAAGCACATCGACGCAGGACTGCAACAAGCTTTTGATGAAGGTGATCCGCAAAATGAGCTGCAAGAAGAATTGAGCGATGTGTATGCACCATTTGTGCACACGCCTACTGCACCACAAAGCAACAGCAAAACTGAAAAACGTTTTGTTGATGCCATATCGGATGGCTTACGACAAGCAATGGAAAAACACGACAAGTTGGTGCTGATGGGTCAGGATATTGCCGACTATGGCGGGGTGTTCAAAATCACCGACGGTTTTGTGGCCCAGTTTGGCAAAGAAAGGGTACGCAATACACCCTTGTGTGAAAGTGCCATCGTTGGGGCAGCCTTGGGCCTGAGCCTGAAAGGCTACAAAGCGATGGTGGAAATGCAATTCGCCGATTTTGTCACTTGTGGATTCAACCAGATCATTAATAACCTGGCCAAACTCCACTACCGTTGGGGTGCCAATGCCGATGTAGTCGTACGTATGCCTTGCGGAGCAGGTACAAGCGCGGGGCCTTTCCACTCACAAAGCAACGAGGCCTGGTTTTTTCATACGCCGGGGCTAAAAGTGGTGTACCCCTCCACGCCCTACGATGCCAAAGGCTTGCTGTTGGCTAGCTTTGAAGATCCAAATCCGATCATGTACTTTGAGCACAAGGCCTTGTACCGCAGCCTGAGTGAAGCCATTCCAGATGATTATTACACCGTAGAAATTGGCAAAGCGCGTGTCGTGCGCGAAGGCAAAGCCCTCACCGTGGTGACCTACGGCATGGGGGTACTCTGGGCCGAAAAAACCATCGCCGAACTGGGTATTGACGCCGAAATCATCGACCTGCGCACCTTGTTGCCCCTGGATTACGAGACCATCGAAACCAGTGTGCGCAAAACCAATAAAGTGATCATCCTGCATGAGGATACGCTGGTGGGCGGTATTGGCGGGGAGATTGCGGCACACATTTCAGAACACTTGTTTGAATACCTGGATGCACCTGTGATGCGAGAGGCCGCGCTGGATACCCCGATTCCGTTTGCGGGTTCGCTGGAAAAGCAGTTTTTGCCAGTGGTGCGGTTTGTGGAGAAAGTGAAGAAGTTGATGGGGTATTGAGTGGTGATTGCGTCCTGATGGTTTGAAATAAATTGGCTGAAAGTATTTTCCAAAGCGACAATAATGGGAGCGCGGATGACGCGGATTGAGCGGATTTACGCGGATTTTTTCCCGCCTTCGGCGTGATGGGGTAAGCCGGAAAACTTTTGCCGCAGGCAAAAGAAAATCCGCGTAAATCCGCCAAATCCGCGTCATCCGCGCTCCCATTATTGTCGCTTTGGCCGTTCTTACGTGTAGATTCCGAAAGGTATGAGGGGGATAAAAAATGGGCTGGTTTTTAATTTTCTCGGTTGTAACCGAGAAATATTGCCTCACGCAAACAACTCCTCCGCACTCATCTCCAAATCCACCAACGCTGGCGCCGCGCTACACACCGTCTTTCCCCGGCAAATGGTCACCGTTTCCGGCGACGTAAATACGTGAACTTGTTTGGATTCCGGATAAATGTGCCAGACCACTTGTACGCCAGCAAGGAAGTATTCGTCCAGTTTTTTGTTGATTAAATTGGCTTGGTCATTGGCGGAGATTACTTCTGCGACCCAAGATGCAATTTGATTTTCACCCTGTCTCATTTTTTGCAATTGAGCTGCGGTATAAATAGCTAAATCTGGCCTGCGCAATTGACTAGGCGACGTATCCATATTTGTTTCAGCTGTAAATAATCCTCCATCCAAGAAAATTTGAGTTTTGGTAAAATACCGCATAATAATTGCCTGAATGAACGCCTGCTGCTGATTCATCGACTCCGTTTTTTCTATTATACCATTATTCCATTCATACTTATACCCATCTTCACGATCTGCATACTCCCGCAAAAAGCGTGCTTTCGACACGCGGCGAGGTTTTGCACCCGTTTTCTTTTGCTTGGTTTGATCAATTGCAGTTAAAGTGGACATTTTTTGCTTTTTTACAAAAATAAGGATTTGTGTTCAATGTTGCTTACAATTCAACGTGCTGATAAATGTCATTTGTTTATCTCCTTTAAGAAGTTTTAGGCAAAACTTCAAACTCATCCTTACTCAACATTCTAATCCAAACCACCTCTCCAACCGAATACGCCAGCACTTCATTCCCTTTTACCGCTGTTTGTAACAAATTATCGCCCAATTTGACTTGCGCTTTACCTTCCACCACGCCCATCCAAATGGCGCGTAGCAGGAATCCTTTTTTTCTTTCCTCTGCGGGAATGGTCTCGGCTACAATTTTTCCTTTTTCCATGACCAATACCCGCTGGGCCAGGCGTTGAATTTCTTCGGGGTGGTGGCTGATCAACAAAGTGGTCAAGGCATACCGTTCGTGTAGTTCCTGAATGTATTGTTGCAAATGCTCCCGCATCTGGGTATCGAGTGCTGAAAGGGGTTCATCCAGGAGCAATAGTTTGGGGCGCCGCACGAGGGCCCGCGCCAATGCGACTCTTTGCTGTTGCCCGCCCGACAATTCCAGTGGAAAAGCCCGCGCCAAATCCTGTAAGTCCATCACTTCCAATAGCTCATCAATCAAGGCTGTACTTTCGTTTTTAGGCAAGGCAAAATGCAGGTTTTGACGCACGTTCATGTTGGGAAAGAGGGCATAATCCTGAAAAACAACCCCGATCGAACGCTGTTGTGGGGGTAAAAAGATATGTTGGGTATGGTCTTGCCAAACTTGTCCCTGGAACACCAGCCTACCTTTGGCCCGGCTTTCGAGTCCGGCCAAAATGCGCAACACCGAGGTTTTGCCACTGCCCGATGGGCCGCTGAGGGCCAAAAGTTCTCCCGCAGCAAGGTGAAAATCCACATCCAGTTCAAAGGAGCGCTGTCCATCTCGCAAGTGCAGGGTACAATTGAGGGTACTTACCAGCTTATCCATGGTTGCGAGCGGCGATTGTAGCGAAAAAACAAGACCAGAAAAACAAAGGTGAGCAGCACCAAAGTCAAGGCATAACGATTGGCTTCCGCAAAATTTAGGGCTTCCACCTCATCGTAAATGGCAATGGAGGCTACTCTGGTTACGCCAGGTATATTGCCCCCAATCATCAGTACGACGCCAAATTCTCCAATGGTGTGGGCAAAAGACAGAACCAAACCACTCAGCAAGGCCGGACGAATATTGGGCAAGAGTACCCGCCATAAAGTCGTCCAGGATGATTTTCCCAGGGTGTAGGACGCCTCAGCCAGATGTGCGGGTAAATGTTCAAAGCCCGATTGCAGCGGCTGCACCATAAACGGAAAGCTGTAGATCACCGAACCTAACACCAATCCACCAAAGGTGAAAACCAAACGCAGGTCGAAGGTGGTTTGTAGCCATTGCCCCAAACCACTATTGGGGCTAAAGGCCAGTAGCAAATAAAACCCGATCACTGTCGGCGGCAGTACCAGTGGCAAACTCACCAAGGCTTCAACGATGGGCTTCCAGGCGCTGCGGCTGTACGCCAAACGATACGCGATGGGAATGCCCAGCACCAGTAAAATGATGGTCGTAATAGTCGCCAAACGCAGGGTGAGCAATAGTGTATTGATGAAATCCATTCCCTTCTTTGAAACAAGTCTATTAATTGCCGGAAATTAGGTGCTTTTTGCAAAAAAATAGCCGGATTGACCGGGTATTTTCCAGCAGCGTGTTAACTTCATCCGATAAAACATTACATAAACCTTTTACCCAACATTTGCTATGTTTAGATCCTTGTCATTTTTTGTCCTGGCTTTGGCGGTACTCGCCTGTCAACCCAAAGCAAAACCTGCTCCCGAAGAAGAAACTTCGGATGAAACCGCAGCATTTGAAGGTACCAATTGCTACATCTTCGCAGAAGGGCAAGACACTACTTTCCTTACCCTGACCATTCAAGGTACCGAGGTCACTGGTTATTTTGCCTGGGAACCCTGGCAAAAAGATGGAGCGCGGGGAGACCTCAGCGGTACTTTGGAAGGCAATAAGATTGTCGCAGATTGGGACTATGTGATCGAAGGCAGCGAACAATCGGAAGAAAAAGTATTTGTGCTCGAAGAAGATAAGGTCGGGGAAATGACTGGTGAACTTACCGAGGGAGAAGGTGGGCAATTGGTGCTCAAAGACCCCGCCAATGCCAAAGTCGGCAATTACCTGAGCCGGGTAGAATGTAAAAACCAGTAGTCTGCTTGCTACCAGGCCAATAAACTTTCGGCAACAAAAAAGCCCTCCACTGGAAAACCAGTAGAGGGCTTATCGTTTTGTAGCGTGAGGCGGGCTTGAACCGCCGACCTTGCGATTATGAATCGCACGCTCTAACCAGCTGAGCTACCACGCCAAAAAGCTTTACGTTGAAAGCGAGCGCAAAGATAGTAGCTCCTACGCTTTCAAACAACCCCAATCGTCAATTATTTGGTCTTTATTTGAAAAAATCTTCCTCGTTGGGCATTTTTTTCTGCGCTTCTTTATCCATTTGACCAAAAACCAGGTTGATTCCAACCCGCCCGTTGACCGTATTGCTTTTGGAGCCTTGCAAGAGGGTCAACAGGTTGTCCGTGGCTGCAACCACTTGTAGCGGCCCTATTCTTAAACTTGCATTTACCGCCAGGTTGTCAAAACGTTTGTTGCGAATGACGTAAGCTGCGCCAAGATTGAATCCTTTCAACAATTCAGTTTGTGCACTCAGTGCCATTGCAGGCAACCATTCGCCAGAAATCCGTTCACCATAGGCCAGGATACCTACTGCAGTTTTGTCGCTGATGTGCAGATTGGCACTAAAAAAAGAATAGGTAGGTAAAATGGTGGCGTACGATTGATCGGTTTGGGTGACCTTAAACCGGGCCTCCAGCGTATCGACGATGTTGTCGAAACTGACCGAATCGGTCCAGACATTGGGAAAAATGTCCAAACCTTCAAAAGTGTATTCCCCTTTGATGGCCAAACTGGTGGCGTCCTCTTTCCAATTGATTTGCCCCAAATCGAGGATGCTGGCGGCCAATTCTAGTTTCCCCAGGCGCAAACTTGCCCCCAGATCAAGCGCAAAACCCGTATTGTTGGTCCAGGTATTGCTCCAGTTAAAGGTAGCCAAATCCAAATCTACATCGATGTCGCTGAACCCGTTGTAGCGCAATTGGGTGCCAGCGGTATTCAAGCCATAATCACCATTGACGGTCAACTGGTAGATGTCATCGCTGGTGAACAAGCGCAAATCGTGGTTCCGGGAAGAGATATTTCCTACTCCATTGAGCAATTTGATGCGTGCACCCAACGTGAAATTGTCAGAAGCCTGAAAGCCCAAACCCAAACTTACTTCTTGATAGGCCTGAATGCCAATGCGTGGCGCAATCTGGATTTCCTGCCCAATAAATTGTGCA includes these proteins:
- a CDS encoding phosphoribosylanthranilate isomerase, producing MPTIKIKAGSITNLTDARYFSAWEVEWLGFNLSEGEENAIAPMQLAAIREWVEGPKIVGEFSLSPKEEILHYVAELQLDAVQVGMFTDLATVMDLSYQLPVIKEIVVEKTTTAGDVEFMLTHFAPHVTYFLLNFDKGGFSWEQVQKGEILNVQVLQDFCQNFPILLGIGVAASELKSMLELLQPVGLNLLGGEEEKIGVKSFDDVDEIFEHLSLG
- a CDS encoding aldo/keto reductase; this encodes MNYKLLGRSGLRVSELCLGTMGFGKEWNWGADYDTSKQIFELYANAGGNFLDTANRYTEGTSEKWLGEFIASNRDHFVVATKYSLRDGTGDPNFAGNSRKNMMRSVEGSLKRLGTDFIDLFWVHAWDGLTPVDEVMRGLDDLVSQGKVHYIGISDTPAWIVSQANTLAELRGWARFVALQVEYSLLQRTPERDLLPMANAFGMAVTPWAPLAGGALTGKYLRGEKGRLPEASARRAEYANRVAQAVVDAAEDLGVSPAQLAIRWTMEQGKMVIPIVGATKPAQLEDCLGAVNVEFTEEILASLNELSQIELGFPHDFLRQPGVIDVLYGGAETYEKIQR
- a CDS encoding VWA domain-containing protein, with translation MDKEEQLKRWRLVLGQASDPQESISMGEDEQGMDKVLDALYDSERERGLGSSSPNVTRWLGDIRKYFPAPVIQLMQKDALERLRLHQMLLQPELLETLQPDVHLVSTLLSLKKVLPAQTRETAREVIRKVVKDLEKKLRQPLQNAIQGSLSRVARSRRPKPNAIDWHRTIRANLKHYQVEYKSIIPEKLWGYGRRQPKMKDLILLVDQSGSMAASVVYAGIIGSIMASMPSITTRFIVFDTSVVDLTEQLHDAVDLLFATQLGGGTHISKALRYGRQHIRQPRNTIMVLISDLMEGGPAEDLIRQAMEIKTSGVNLIALLALNDKGAPMYDHHIADQFTQLDIPTFACTPDAFPDLMAKAIKGERLRAEL
- a CDS encoding lysylphosphatidylglycerol synthase transmembrane domain-containing protein translates to MKQEAENLTTDQQKVLKSISPYRIIIPAVLGVIGVMYMLWRNFDLEEFRRIQWTTHVYFWIGLGILTVLIRDLAYALRLRALTNKELSWWKCIEVVIIWEFSSAVSPSALGGSAVAFFILSQEKLSVARTVTIVTYTIVLDALFMLCTLPVLFAIFGFDILRPGAESFADLGQWGYLALGFYIFMIVYSIIFAYGIFIGPHKMKRFLGWVTNNRLLKRFHQAALKLGEDLVISSQGLREQGWKIHLQAIVGTLLAWVFRFLLISCLVIAFTPNLPLTIHFQAELYARLQTMFFVVMFSPTPGGAGIIELAFNGFLTDYVHSNTHATVISTIWRLMSYYLYLIAGAIVVPNWIREVFNVKREKPLEKKPD
- a CDS encoding GNAT family N-acetyltransferase produces the protein MIRIERVFPKDILTLQKVVKETYLPYFRYLWHDEGKAYLAAMNDLFVLNQHLQNPFNQYYFACNEQGEILGYLKIILFAPVPEEDLPLALCIDKLYLYEAARGKGIGKALMNFAETKAREEDPQINCLWLRVMDSNPYNLDFYAKHGFNVLHKRWLDLPQMKEEYRGILTMVKKI
- a CDS encoding alpha-ketoacid dehydrogenase subunit alpha/beta, which codes for MQDAAVDQMVFNREGFSDELLLSLYNQLLYPRLIEDKMLKLLRQGKVSKWFSGIGQEAIAVGATLALLPDEMIFPMHRNLGVFTARGVPFNRLFAQWQGKYSGYTKGRDRSFHFGTLEHHIVGMISHLGPQLSLADGVGLAHKLAGEGRVSLTFTGDGATSEGEFHEALNVAAVWQLPVIFLIENNGYGLSTPPTEQYRCAQLADKGIGYGMKALTVDGNNILEMYRTVRELAESMRENPEPVLLECMTFRMRGHEEASGTKYVPKALMDQWALRDPLSNYERFLMEEGLLTEGSKKDLTAQWKKHIDAGLQQAFDEGDPQNELQEELSDVYAPFVHTPTAPQSNSKTEKRFVDAISDGLRQAMEKHDKLVLMGQDIADYGGVFKITDGFVAQFGKERVRNTPLCESAIVGAALGLSLKGYKAMVEMQFADFVTCGFNQIINNLAKLHYRWGANADVVVRMPCGAGTSAGPFHSQSNEAWFFHTPGLKVVYPSTPYDAKGLLLASFEDPNPIMYFEHKALYRSLSEAIPDDYYTVEIGKARVVREGKALTVVTYGMGVLWAEKTIAELGIDAEIIDLRTLLPLDYETIETSVRKTNKVIILHEDTLVGGIGGEIAAHISEHLFEYLDAPVMREAALDTPIPFAGSLEKQFLPVVRFVEKVKKLMGY
- a CDS encoding Uma2 family endonuclease codes for the protein MSTLTAIDQTKQKKTGAKPRRVSKARFLREYADREDGYKYEWNNGIIEKTESMNQQQAFIQAIIMRYFTKTQIFLDGGLFTAETNMDTSPSQLRRPDLAIYTAAQLQKMRQGENQIASWVAEVISANDQANLINKKLDEYFLAGVQVVWHIYPESKQVHVFTSPETVTICRGKTVCSAAPALVDLEMSAEELFA
- a CDS encoding ABC transporter ATP-binding protein; this translates as MDKLVSTLNCTLHLRDGQRSFELDVDFHLAAGELLALSGPSGSGKTSVLRILAGLESRAKGRLVFQGQVWQDHTQHIFLPPQQRSIGVVFQDYALFPNMNVRQNLHFALPKNESTALIDELLEVMDLQDLARAFPLELSGGQQQRVALARALVRRPKLLLLDEPLSALDTQMREHLQQYIQELHERYALTTLLISHHPEEIQRLAQRVLVMEKGKIVAETIPAEERKKGFLLRAIWMGVVEGKAQVKLGDNLLQTAVKGNEVLAYSVGEVVWIRMLSKDEFEVLPKTS
- the modB gene encoding molybdate ABC transporter permease subunit, yielding MDFINTLLLTLRLATITTIILLVLGIPIAYRLAYSRSAWKPIVEALVSLPLVLPPTVIGFYLLLAFSPNSGLGQWLQTTFDLRLVFTFGGLVLGSVIYSFPFMVQPLQSGFEHLPAHLAEASYTLGKSSWTTLWRVLLPNIRPALLSGLVLSFAHTIGEFGVVLMIGGNIPGVTRVASIAIYDEVEALNFAEANRYALTLVLLTFVFLVLFFRYNRRSQPWISW
- a CDS encoding DUF5723 family protein, which codes for MRISILLVLSSLSFPLFAQLDLGTHFIRGTWQAYQSNPALLPQNRITIALPSLYGYGEVSGFTLNEVLEENSQGQTLLNVDKAISLLEPENYIRDRVDLGTLGVGFHAGDWYLSLGHSIRQNAYSKYPKELAQLAWKGNAQFIGQEIQIAPRIGIQAYQEVSLGLGFQASDNFTLGARIKLLNGVGNISSRNHDLRLFTSDDIYQLTVNGDYGLNTAGTQLRYNGFSDIDVDLDLATFNWSNTWTNNTGFALDLGASLRLGKLELAASILDLGQINWKEDATSLAIKGEYTFEGLDIFPNVWTDSVSFDNIVDTLEARFKVTQTDQSYATILPTYSFFSANLHISDKTAVGILAYGERISGEWLPAMALSAQTELLKGFNLGAAYVIRNKRFDNLAVNASLRIGPLQVVAATDNLLTLLQGSKSNTVNGRVGINLVFGQMDKEAQKKMPNEEDFFK